The genomic window GGCGGTCAAGGGCAAAGGGGAGATGCCGGTCTACCTGCTGCAAGGGATGCGCTCCTTCACCGCGAGCGAAGCGCCCTCTCTGGCCTGAGCCGGTCCGAAGGACCATCAAGCAAGACGAAGGCCCCTGCGACCACTTGGTCACAGGGGCCTTCGAGGCGTAGCGCGCTAAGCGATGGCTGAGGCGTCGCGCCGGCGCATCATCTCCTGGACGACGAAGGCCGCCACGTCCTCGGCGTAGTTACCCACGCCGAAGCCCGCGTCGAAGCCGAGCTCGGTGGCCAGGTCGTGGGTGATGCGGGGGCCGCCCACGGCCACCACGAAGCGGTTGCGCACCCCTTCGGCCTCCAGCACCTCGACCAGGTTAGTGAGCGTCATGATGTGAAGGTTCTTCTGGGTGACGACCTGCGAGACGAGGATGGCGTCGGCGTCGAGCTCGAGCGCCTTGGCCACCAGCACCTCGTTCGGAACCTGGGCGCCCATGTTGATGGCGTTGACCATCTTGTAGCGCTCCAGGCCGTAGTGACCGTTGTAGCCCTTCATGTTCATGATCGCGTCGATGCCGACCGTGTGCGCGTCGGTGCCGGTGCAGGCGCCGATGATGGTGATCTTGCGGCCGAACTCCTGCTCGATCAAGGCGTCGATCGCCCCCATGTCCATGGCCTCGTACTCCGAGCGGGGCACGTGGATGGTGGTGTAGTCCACCCCCTGGACGCACGCGGCGTACATGATGAAGAGGCTCATGGTCGGGCCCACGGCCTGCATCGAGACCACCGCGGGGTCCTGCAT from Pantanalinema sp. includes these protein-coding regions:
- a CDS encoding OAM dimerization domain-containing protein; protein product: MTTNTYPKEANLKNLKPYGDTMDDGKVQLSFTLPVPAGPEAYEAAKRLVLQMGMQDPAVVSMQAVGPTMSLFIMYAACVQGVDYTTIHVPRSEYEAMDMGAIDALIEQEFGRKITIIGACTGTDAHTVGIDAIMNMKGYNGHYGLERYKMVNAINMGAQVPNEVLVAKALELDADAILVSQVVTQKNLHIMTLTNLVEVLEAEGVRNRFVVAVGGPRITHDLATELGFDAGFGVGNYAEDVAAFVVQEMMRRRDASAIA